In one Pseudomonas hydrolytica genomic region, the following are encoded:
- a CDS encoding TRZ/ATZ family hydrolase gives MPEAPLDLLLLPTWLVPVEPAGVVLRDHGLGIRDGRIALIAPRAEALRHPATQVRELPQCLIAPGLINAHGHAAMTLLRGIADDLPLMTWLHDHIWPAEGKWVDEDFVRDGTDLAIAEQIKGGISCFSDMYFYPQTAAECVHNAGVRAQITVPVLDFPVPGALNAAEALRKGLQLFDDLKQHPRIRIAFGPHAPYTVSDDKLEQIRVLADELDAGIHMHVHETAQEVAEAVSKHGERPLARLARLGLLGPRFQAIHMTQIDDEDLALLVEHNCSVVHCPESNLKLASGFCPVERLWQAGVNVAIGTDGAASNNDLDLLGETRTAALLAKAVAGSATALNAHSALRMATLNGARALGLETQTGSLEPGKLADVVAFDLSGLAQQPIYDPISQLIYASGRDCVKHVWVGGKQLLDDGRLTRMDEGELIAKARAWGEKIARK, from the coding sequence ATGCCCGAAGCCCCTCTCGACCTGTTGCTGCTGCCCACCTGGCTGGTGCCCGTGGAGCCAGCCGGGGTCGTGCTGCGCGATCACGGCCTGGGCATTCGCGATGGGCGTATCGCCCTGATCGCCCCACGCGCCGAGGCGCTGCGCCATCCGGCAACGCAGGTGCGAGAGCTGCCGCAATGCCTGATCGCCCCCGGACTGATCAACGCCCACGGCCACGCCGCCATGACCCTGCTGCGCGGCATTGCCGACGACCTGCCGCTGATGACCTGGCTGCACGACCACATCTGGCCCGCCGAGGGCAAGTGGGTCGACGAGGATTTCGTCCGCGACGGCACCGATCTGGCCATCGCCGAGCAGATCAAGGGCGGCATCAGCTGCTTCTCGGACATGTATTTCTACCCGCAGACCGCCGCCGAGTGCGTGCACAATGCCGGTGTGCGCGCACAGATCACCGTCCCGGTACTGGACTTCCCGGTGCCCGGCGCCCTGAACGCTGCCGAGGCGCTGCGCAAGGGCCTGCAACTGTTCGATGACCTCAAGCAGCACCCGCGCATCCGCATCGCCTTTGGCCCCCACGCACCCTACACGGTCAGCGACGACAAGCTGGAACAGATCCGCGTGCTGGCTGACGAGCTGGATGCCGGCATTCATATGCACGTGCACGAAACCGCCCAGGAAGTCGCCGAGGCCGTCAGCAAGCACGGCGAGCGCCCGCTGGCGCGCCTGGCTCGCCTCGGCCTGCTCGGCCCGCGCTTCCAGGCGATACACATGACGCAGATCGATGACGAGGATCTGGCGCTGCTGGTGGAGCACAACTGCAGCGTCGTGCACTGCCCCGAATCCAACCTGAAACTGGCCAGCGGCTTCTGCCCGGTCGAACGCCTGTGGCAGGCCGGCGTCAATGTCGCCATCGGCACCGACGGGGCGGCGAGCAACAATGATCTCGATCTGCTCGGCGAAACCCGCACCGCCGCCTTGCTGGCCAAGGCCGTCGCCGGGTCGGCCACCGCCCTCAATGCCCACAGCGCCTTGCGCATGGCCACCCTCAATGGCGCCCGCGCACTGGGCCTTGAAACCCAGACCGGCTCCCTGGAGCCGGGCAAACTGGCCGACGTGGTCGCCTTCGATCTTTCCGGCCTGGCCCAGCAGCCGATCTACGACCCGATCTCGCAGCTCATCTACGCCAGCGGCCGAGATTGCGTGAAG
- the mtnA gene encoding S-methyl-5-thioribose-1-phosphate isomerase, with amino-acid sequence MREQLLAVERVQAIEWRDGALYLLDQRLLPHRQTWLRFDHAAEVADAIRDMVVRGAPAIGIAAAYGLVLGARARLQAGGDWREALETDFARLEQSRPTAVNLFWALQRMRERLARLKDDGEVLGQLEAEAVGIHASDREANLTMAQLGMELIRKHQGNPQVVLTHCNAGALATGGFGTALGVIRAAHLEGLLEHVYVDETRPWLQGARLTAWELAGDGVPVSLNVDAAAAHLMKTKGITWVIVGADRITANGDVANKIGTYQLAVNAMHHGVRFMVVAPSSTIDMSLESGDDILLEERSGSELLEVAGQPVAADVPAVNPVFDVTPADLVDYIVTEKGVIERPDSAKLAQLMCRKRLH; translated from the coding sequence ATGCGCGAGCAATTGCTGGCGGTGGAGAGGGTTCAGGCAATCGAGTGGCGCGACGGCGCGCTGTATCTGCTCGATCAGCGCCTGCTGCCGCATCGGCAGACCTGGTTGCGCTTCGACCATGCTGCAGAAGTGGCCGATGCGATTCGCGACATGGTGGTGCGCGGCGCACCGGCCATTGGTATCGCCGCCGCCTATGGCCTGGTGCTGGGGGCTCGCGCCCGGCTGCAGGCCGGTGGGGACTGGCGTGAGGCGCTGGAGACGGATTTTGCCCGTCTCGAGCAGTCGCGGCCTACGGCGGTGAATCTGTTCTGGGCGCTGCAGCGCATGCGCGAGCGTCTGGCACGGCTCAAGGACGATGGCGAGGTGCTGGGGCAGCTGGAGGCCGAGGCGGTCGGCATTCACGCCAGTGACCGCGAGGCCAATCTGACCATGGCGCAGCTGGGCATGGAGCTGATTCGCAAGCATCAGGGCAATCCGCAGGTGGTGCTGACCCATTGCAATGCCGGAGCGCTGGCTACCGGTGGCTTCGGTACGGCGCTGGGGGTGATTCGTGCCGCGCATCTGGAAGGCTTGCTCGAGCATGTCTATGTCGATGAAACCCGGCCCTGGCTGCAGGGGGCGCGGCTGACCGCCTGGGAGCTGGCCGGCGATGGCGTGCCGGTCAGTCTGAATGTCGATGCGGCTGCGGCGCACCTGATGAAGACCAAGGGCATCACCTGGGTAATAGTCGGCGCCGATCGGATCACGGCAAACGGTGATGTCGCCAACAAGATCGGCACCTACCAGCTGGCGGTCAACGCCATGCACCACGGCGTGCGCTTCATGGTGGTGGCGCCCAGCTCGACCATCGACATGAGTCTGGAAAGTGGCGACGACATCCTGCTGGAGGAGCGCAGTGGCAGCGAGCTGCTGGAAGTGGCGGGGCAGCCGGTGGCAGCCGATGTGCCTGCGGTCAACCCGGTCTTCGATGTGACGCCGGCGGATCTGGTCGACTACATCGTGACCGAGAAGGGTGTGATCGAGCGTCCGGACAGCGCCAAGCTGGCGCAACTGATGTGCCGCAAGCGACTGCACTGA